GGCCGAGCCCATCTTCGAAACGATGGAAGGCTGGTCCGGCTCGACCATGGGGGCGCGCAGCTACGCGCAGCTGCCGGCGCAGGCGGTGAAGTATATCCGCCGCATCGAGGAGCTGGTGGAGGCGCCGGTCATGATGCTCAGCACCTCGCCCGACCGTGACGACACGATCGCGCTGCGCGATCCTTTCGCGGGGTAGCGCCGGCCCCGCTTCGCCGCCTAACCTCCCCGCAGAAGAACACGGTGGGGAGGCCCCAATGAGCGGCGAGGCATTCAAACAGGCGCGCGACCTTCTCTTCGCCCATCGCGGCAACTACGCGGCGGCGCATCGCGATTTCCGCTGGCCCGCGATGGAGCGCTTCAACTACGCGCTGGACTGGTTCGATACCGAACTGGCCCGCGGCCCGCTCGGCAACAGCGAGGCGCTGCGGATTCTCGGCGATGGCGCCACCACCCGCAGCTTCGCCCAGCTTTCCGCCGATTCCAGCCGCCTCGCCAATGGGCTGCGCGCCATGGGCGTGAAGCGCGGCGACCGCATCCTGATGATGCTCGGCAACATCGCGCCGCTATGGGAGACGATGCTGGCGGCGCAGAAGCTGGGCGCCGTCGTCATCCCCGCGACCACGCTGCTCACCCCCGCCGACCTGAAGGACCGGTTCGAGCGCGGCCGTGTACAGCATGTGGTGGCGACCGGCGCCGATGCGCGGAAATTCGACGGGCTGGATCCGAAGGTCTCGCGCATCGCCGTCGGCGGCGCCTCGGGCTGGGTGGATTACGACGCGCTGCTCGAAAACAGCGCCGATTTCACGCCCCAGGGTGTCACCCATGCGCGCGACCCGCTGCTGCTCTATTTCACCTCCGGCACCACGGCGAAGCCGAAGCTCGTGCTGCATGACCAGTGCTCCTACCCGGTGGGCCACCTGATCACGATGTATTGGCTGGGGCTGCAGCCGGGGGACCTGCATTTCAACATCTCCTCGCCCGGCTGGGCGAAGCATGCCTGGAGCAATGTCTTCGCCCCCTGGAATGCGGGCGCCACCATCCTCATCAACAACCAGCCGCGCTTCGATGCGCGCGCGACGCTGGAGACGATGGCCGCGCAGGGGGTGAACACCTTCTGCGCGCCGCCCACCGTCTGGCGGATGATGGTGCAGCAGGACATGGCGCCGCACCGGGGCGCCTTGCGCGAACTCTGCTCGGCGGGCGAGCCGCTGAACCCCGAGGTGATCGAGCATGTCCAGAAGATCTGGGGCATGACCATCCGCGAGGGCTATGGCCAGACCGAGACGACCCTGCAGATCGCGAGCTTCCCGGGCCAGAAGGTCAAGCCCGGCAGCATGGGCCAGGAATCGCCCGGCTACCGCATCCGCCTGCTGAACCCGGACGACCAGGAGGTGGAGGAAGGCGAGGTCTCGATCATGCTCGACCCCCCGCCCATGGGCCTCATGCAGGGCTACCAGAATGATGACGGCAGCTTCGTGCCGCTGGGTTCCATCGCCTATCGCACCGGTGATGTCGCAACGCGCGATGCCGAAGGCTACTTCACCTACGTCGGCCGCGCGGATGACGTGTTCAAAGCGTCCGACTACCGCATCTCGCCCTTCGAGCTGGAGAGCGCGCTGATCGAGCATGAGGCGGTGGTGGAAGCCGCTGTGGTGCCCGCCCCCGATGCGGTGCGGCTGGCCGTGCCCAAGGGCTACATCGTGCTGGCCGAGGGCGTGGAGGCGGACCGCGCCACCATGCTCTCCATCTTCCAGCACCTGCGCGAACGCCTCTCCCCCTACAAGCGCCTGCGCCGCCTCGAGGTCTATGACCTGCCGAAGACGATCTCGGGGAAGATCCGCCGCGTGGAGCTGCGCCAGATCGAGGAGAAGCGCTTCGCCACCGGCGCCCGCGGGGAGGCCGAGTTCCGCGAGGAGGATTTCCCGGAGTTGCGCTGATGCTGAGCGACCCCTACGGCCTGCCGCTCACCACCGCCTCGGACGCGGCGCGGGACGCGCATGCGCGCGGGCTCGATCGCGTACTCACGCAATATGACGGCATCGTGGAAGCCTTCGACGAAGCCATCGCGGCTGATCCGGGCTTCGCGCTGGCGCATGTCGGCCGCGCCCAGGGGCTGCTGCTGCGCGGCGAGACGGCGGCGGCGGCCGAGGCGCTCGCCACCGCGGAATCGCTCGCCGGCGGCGTCACGGCGCGCGAGGCGAGCCAGATCGCCTTCTATCGCACGCTGATGACGCGGCCGATCGAAGCCGCCATCGCGGCGCTGGAGGCGCATGTCGAAGCCTGGCCGCGCGATGCCATGGTGCTGAACACCAATGCCAACCCGAACGGGCTGCTCGGCTCCTCCGGCCAGGTCGGGCAGAAGGCTCGGCTCGCGGCCATGATGGATCGCCTGGCGCCGCATTACGGGGAGGATTGGTGGTTCGCCTCCGCCCATGCCATGGCGCTGAACGAGACGGGCCAACATGCCGCGGCGCGCAGCCGCATCGAGGTCTCTTTCGCGCGGCGGCCGGATTCCGCCTGGGTCGCGCATTCCCGCGCGCATCTCTGCTACGAGCAGGGCGAGGGGGATGCGGCGCGCGCCTTCCTGCGGGAATGGCTCCGGGCCTATCCGCGCGGCGGCGTGCTGCACGGGCATCTGCACTGGCACCTGGCGCTCGGCGAGCTGGAGGCGGGTGAGACGGAGGCGGCGCTGGCGCTCTACCGCGCCGCCTTCTCGCTGGAGGGCGGCAGCGGCACCGCGCGGCAGAAGCTGCAGGACGCATCCTCCTTCCTCTGGCGTTGGGAGCTGGCGGGGCAGCCGCGCGACGATGCGGCCTGGATGGCGCTGCGCGATTTCGCCCGCGCGCATTTCCCCCGCCCCGGCATCGCCTTCGCCGACCTGCATGTGATGCTGGCCGAGGCCGTGGCCGGCGATGCGGCGGCGCTCGAATCCCGCATCGCGCAGATGGCGGCGCTGGCCGAAGCCGGGCGCTATCCCTCAGGGCCGGTCATCCCGGCCATCTCTCGCGCCTTCCTGGCCTATGGGCGGCGTGACTTCGCCAGCGTGATCGAGACGCTGGAGCCGCTGCTGCCGCAGAGCGAGCGCATCGGCGGCAGCCGCGCCCAGACCGACCTGGTGGAATTCACGCTGCTGCGCGCCTGCGCCGAGGCGGGGCGGGCGGAGGATGCCCGCCGCATCCTGGAGGCGCGGCGGGCCGGGCCGGCGGCGGTGCCGGTCGCGGGGGTGGCCTCGCATCACGGCTGATAGGCACGGGCTGTCACGATGGTCGGACAGACCGATTGGCGCCGCGCCGCATTGCCCGCCATGATCGCCGCATCTGTTGTTGCCCCAGCGGAAAACCATTCATGTCCAAGCTTCCCGGCCTCGTCGCGCTCGCCAGCCTCGCGGTGATCCTCCCGGCCCAGGCGCAAAACATCCCGTTCAACGCCATCACCATCACGATACCGGGCAATTCCCCCTGCCGCGTGACCCCCGTCAGCATCACGACGGGCAAGAGCGCGAGCGATGTCCGGTTCACCTTCACGAATGCGGGCGCCTCCCCCATCAGCTTCACCCTCCGGCTGACGATCTCGGGCATGAGTGCCGGCAGCAGCTTCTCCCGCACGCTGCCTGACGTGGCGTTCAGCGCGCGCCCGACAGGTTCGAACACCGTCGAGATCGGCGGGCTGGGCACGCCCCTTTCCTCGCTCGCCAGCCCGGCGGCGACGGCGGTGCTGGTGAACTGCGTCAATGCGGCCGGCAATCGCCCCTTGGCCAACATGTAGGGTGCATCCCGCGGCCTGCCTCCCCCTCAAGCCGGCCTGACGCCGGAACTGGAGCCCATCTCGTGCTTGTTCGCTTCGCCTTTCCCGCGCTCCTCGCCCTCGCCTTCGCGCTGCCCGCCCAGGCGCAATTCGCCATCCCCGCCACGGCGATCACGCTCAACTACAGCAACAACAACGGCTGCACGCTCTCGCCCAGGCAGGTCTACTCGATCGGCACGGACCAGCTGGTTGTCAGCCTGAACAATGATCACCCGACCAACTGGATCTCCTTCAGCGTCCAGGTCGTCCTCAGCGGCACAGGCTTCAGCCGGACCATCCAGAGCCAGTCCACGGGCTCGCTCGGGCCGGGCTCCCTGGTCGTTCCGATCCGCAGCCTCACGCCCGCCCTGCCCACCAGCATCGCCAATGCCAGCGCCACCGTGACCGTGCAGACCTGCTCCCAGGCGCCGGACCCGAGCGGCCCGCGCCGCAACTGGCGCTGAACCCCGCACCGCTCAGCCCATGGTGACGCCGTATTGCCGGCAGATCTCGATGATCTGCGGCGGTGCGAGCCCGCCGGGCGCGGCCTGGCCGGCGCGGTCGAAATGGCGGAACATTTCCAGGGCCTGGATGCCCGGTGCCGCCAGCACCAGCAGCCGCACCGGCCGGTCCGTGTCGTTGCGGAAGCCATGCGGCACGCCCGCGGGCAATTGCGCCGTGCCGCCCGCCGTTAGCCGGGCCTCGCCATGGGCGCTCAGCAGCGTCAGTTCACCCTCCAGCAGGAACAGGGCCTCGTGGTCCACCGCGTGGCTGTGCGGCGGCACGACATAGCCCGGCGGGACGACGTGATCGGCGAGCAGGAAGCCGACCACCTCTGGCCTGGTCTTCGCCACCAGGCTCGCGCCGAACACATCGAGCACCTCGCCCTCCGCGGCGGCCAGCACGCCCACCGCCGCCTTGGTCCTTGCATCCATCATGATCGTCTCCTCCGTCTTCGCGCCTCTCCTGCGCCGGGCCGAGGTTGCGCGCATGCGGCCGGCCGGCACAGCCAGCGCTTCTGGACAGGCCGTCCACCAGGGCGAACAATCGCCCGATGAGCGCTTTCGCGGGGATCGAGGCCTTCGTGCGCGTGGTGGAGGCAGGCAGCTTCACCACCGCCGCGCAGCGCCTGCAGACCGCCAAATCCTCGGTGAGCGCCGCGGTGCGCGGCTTGGAGGAGCGCCTGGGCGTGCGCCTCCTCGACCGCAGCACGCGCCGCGTGGAGCCGACCGAGGCGGGCCGCGTCTTCTACGCGCGCTGCCGCCGCCTGCTGGAGGAGGAGGCCGCCGCCCGGCTCGAGGCGCAGTCGCTGCAGGAGATGCCCGCCGGCCGGCTGCGCGTCGCGGCGCCGGAATGCTTCGCCGCCCGCCACCTCGTGCCCGGCCTCGCCAGCTTCCTGGCCCAGCACCCGGCGGTGGAGCTGGAACTGGCCGAATCCCCCGGCAATGTCCGGCTCGTGGAGGATGGGTTCGACCTCGCCATCCGCGTCGTCGAGACGCCGGCCGAGGGGATGGTGGTGCGAAGGCTCGCAACCTCGCGCGTGGTGATCGTCGCCGCCCCCGGCTACCTCGCGCAGCATGGCGCGCCGCTGGTGCCGGGCGATGTCGCGGCGCATCGCTGCGTCGGCTTCGCCCCGCTGGCCTGGCGGGACACCTGGCGGCTGGGCGGCGAGAGCGTGCCGGTGCGCCCGGTCCTGCTGACCGACAACACGGAGACACTGCGCGCGGCGGCGCTGGCCGGCGTCGGGCTGGCGGCGGTGCCCGACTGGGCGGTGGCGGATGCGCTGGCGGCGGGCCTGCTTCAGCGCGTCCTGCCGGACCATCGTGCGGCGGAGAGCGGGATCTTCGCCGTCTATCCGACGAACCGGCTGATGATCCCCAAGGTGCGCGCCTTCGTGGACCATGTGGCGGCCGGCTTGCGCGCCCGGGGGCTGGCCGGCTGAGCCCAGCCCCCGTGACGCGCGCGGCGGGGCGGCGCATTCTGCATGCATGACCCAGACCGACCCCGCCCTGATGGAAGCCGAGGCGCTTCTCGCCCTCTATGCCCGCCGCGCCCTTTCCCCCGTCGAGGCCCTGAAGGCCGTCACCGAGCGAATCGCGCGGATGAACCCCTGGGTGAATGCCTTTGCCGCGCTCAACCCGCGCGCCCTGCAGCAGGCGGGAGAGAGCGAGGCGCGCTGGGCCGCCGGGCGCCCCATGGGCGCGCTGGACGGTGTGCCGGTGACCGTGAAGGACCTGCTGCATGTGGCCGGCTTCCCGACCCGGCGCGGCAGCCGCACGACCGACGCCACGCCCGCCGCCGAGGATTCCCCCTCGGTGCTTGGGCTGAAGCTCGCCGGCGCCGTCATCATCGGCAAGACGACCACCACGGAATTCGGCTGGAAATCGCCGGGCGACTGCCCGCTGCACGGCATCACCCGGAACCCGTGGAATCGCGAGCGCACGCCGGGCGGCTCCTCCTCCGGCGCGGGGGCGGCAGCGGCGGCCTGCTTCGGCCCTCTGCATATCGGCACGGATGCCGGCGGCTCCATCCGCATCCCGGCCGCCTTTTGCGGCGTGGTGGGAGTGAAGCCGAGCTTCGGCCGCATCCCGCAATGGCCGCTCGGCGCCTTCGCCAATGTCGCTGTCGCCGGCCCCATGGCGCGCAGCGTGCGCGACGCGGCGCTGATGATGAACGCCATGTCCCGGCATGACCTGCGCGACCCCTTCTGCCTGCCCGATGAGAAGCGCGACTGGCGGGACGGCATCGAGGATGGCGTGGCCGGCATGCGCGTGGCGCTCGTCCGCCGCCTGGGCTTCGATGCGCCGCTGGACGCCGAGGGCGAGACCGCGCTGATGGCGGCCGCCCGCGCGCTGGAAGCCGCCGGCGCCATCGTCGAGGAAGCCGACCCGCAACTGCCCGACACGCGCGCCATCTTCGGCCGGGTCTGGGGGGTCGCACTCTCCCGCCTCGTGGCCTCGGTGCCGGAGGAGAAGCGCGCGCTGCTCGATGCCGGCATCGCAGAGGTGGCGGAGGCCGAGGGACGGATGAGCGCGGTGGATTTCCTCGGCGCCGATGCGCTGCGGATCGAGGCGGCGCACGCCATGGCGCGCTTCCACCAGCGCTACGACCTGATGCTCACGCCCTGCACGCCGACCGCCGCCTTCGCCGCCGACCAGCCGACGATTGATCCACGCATGGCGCTCTGGCGGGACTGGGCGCCCTGGACCTTCAGCCACAACCTGACGCGCCAGCCCGCCATCTCCGTGCCGGTCGGCCTGGATGCCGAGGGCATGCCGCGGGCGGTGCAGGTGGCCGCCGCGCTCTACCGCGACGACCTGGCCTTCCGCGGGGCGCGGGCCCTGGAAATCGCGTTCCAGTCCCCCGCCGCACCCGTCTTGTAACGTCCGCGAAAAGATGCTTCACCCCCGCCACTCATTGTGACGGGGGCATGACACGTGCGGCTTGTGACGTTCACCGATGGCATGGGCGCCCGCGTCGGCGCCCTCGATTCCTCGGGTGCCGTGCGCGACATCACCGCCGTCGATTCCTCCCTGCCGCGCGACATGCTGGGCCTCATCGCCTCGGGACGCATGCCGGCCATCGGCGATGCGCCGGTGGTGCCCGAGGCGCGGTTGCTGGCGCCGATTCCGCGCACGCCGAAGAACGTGTTCTGTGTTGGCAAGAACTACCATGAGCACGCCAAGGAATTCGCCGGCTCCGGCTTCGACGGCGGCGCGAAGGACGTGGTGCCCCCCTTCCCCGTGGTGTTCAGCAAGCCGCACACCAGCATCATCGCGACCGGCGAGCCCATCCTCGGCCATCTCGATCCGACCGGCGGCCTCGACTACGAGGGCGAACTCGGCGTCGTCATCGGGAAAGGCGGCCGCGGCATCGCCAAGGCGGATTCGCTGAAGCACGTCTTCGGCTACACCATCATCAACGACGTGACGGCGCGCCACCTGCAGAAGCGCCACAGCCAATGGGTGCTGGGCAAGGGGCTGGACAGCTTCTGCCCCATGGGCCCCGCCATCCTCACCGCCGATGAAGTGCCCGATCCCGCGAAGCTCACCCTCACCACCTGGGTGAATGGCGAGCAGCGGCAGCACGCCTCGGTCAGCGACCTCATCTTCGACATTCCCACCCTGATCGAGGCCATCAGCGCCGGCATCACGCTGGAGCCGGGCGACGTCATCGCCACCGGCACGCCGGTGGGCGTGGGGATCGGGTTCTCGCCGCCACGCTTCCTCGCCTCCGGCGATGTGGTGCGGATCGAGGTTCCCGGAATTGGAATGCTTGAGAATCGAGTGGCCTAAACCGGCAATTGCGACTATTGCGTGACAACCTTCGGTGGGAGGAACAACTTTGCGCGGACCCAGCACCTTGCCCATGCTGCGCCGTCGTCCTTTGACGGCGACGCAGATCTGCACCCTGCCGGAGCAGGCGCAGCGCGCCGCGGCCTTCTATGAGCCGCCGCGGGATGAACAGCCGCAGCAATCCGCCCGCCTGACCGAAGACCGCGACACCGCCGCCGCAGCATGAGGCTGGACCGTCGCGGCCTCCTGGCCCTGCTGCCCGGCACCGCCGCCCTTGGCGGCCCCGCCGCGGGACAGACCGTCGATTTTCCCACCCGCCCCATCACCATGGTGGTCGGCTTCCCGCCCGGGGGCCAGGCCGACCTGGCGGCACGCCCGGTGGCGGCCGCGATGGAGCGCAACCTGCGCCAGCCCGTGGTCGTGCAGAACCGCCCGGGCGGCGCGGGCGCCATCGGCTCCGGCTTCGTCTCGCGCGCCGCGCCGGATGGGCAGACGCTGCTCATGGCGCTCTCCTCGCTCGCCGTGATTCCGGAGGCCGAGCGCCTCTTCGGCCGCCCGCCGCCCTATACGGTGGACCAGTTCGCCCCGATCGGCCTCGTCAACGCCGACCCGACTGTGCTGGCCGTGCCCGCCAATGCGCCCTGGGCGAACCTCGCCGAATTCGTCGCCGCCGCGCGCGCCCGGCCGGGAGACATCCCCTACGGCTCCTCCGGCGCCTATGGCACGCTGCATGTGGCGATGGAGATGTTCGCCTCCGCCGCGCAGATCCGCCTGCTGCACGTGCCCTTCCAGGGCGCTGGGCCGGCCATCACCGCGCTGCTCTCGGGCAATATCCAGGCGCTGGCCACCGCCCCTGGCACGGTCACGCAGCATGTGCAGTCCGGCCGGGTCCGTGTTCTCGCCTGCTGGGGCCGCGAGCGCGCGCCCGCCTTCCCCGATGTGCCGACCTTCATGGAAGCGGGCTTTCCGGAAGTGGAGTTCTACATCTGGGCCGGCCTCTTCGCGCCCGCCGCCACGCCCGTCGCGATCCAGCTCCGCCTGCGCGAGAGCCTGCGCCTCGCCATGCAGGACCCGGAGTTGCTGCGCGCCTTCGAGACCGCCGGCTCGCCCCCGCGCTATCTCGACGCGCCGGATTTCGCGCGTTTCTTCGTCGAGGATTCGGCGCGCCTGGTGCGCGCCGTGCAGCGCATCGGCCGCGTCGAGTAGCCGGGGCCCGATCGCCTACGGAAAGAACCGATTGGCCGGGCGCGGCAGGCCGAGATGCTCGCGCAGCGTCGTGCCCGCATATTCGGTGCGGAACAGGCCGCGCCGCTGCAGCTCCGGCACAACCTCGCCGACGAAATCCATGAGGCCCCCCGGCACATAGGGGAACATGACGTTGAAGCCGTCGCAGGCGCCGGTCTCCAGCCATTCCTGCATCTCGTCGGCGATGCTGCCGGGCGTGCCGACGATCGCGGCACCGCCATAGCCGCCGAGGCGCTGCGCCAGCTGCCGCACGGTCAGGTTCTCGCGCCGCGCCATGGCGATGGCGCGCTCGCGGCCCGACTTGCCGCCCTCCGTCTCCGGGATCTCGGGCAGCGGGCCGTCCGGGTCGAAGCCGCGCGCATCCACGCCGAGCGCGATGGAGAGCGCGCCCAGCGCGCTTTCGTAATGCACGAGGCTGTCGAGCCGCGCGCGCTTCTCCCGCGCCTCCTCCAGCGTCGCGCCGACGACGACGAGCGCGCCAGGCAGGATCTTCAGGTGATCCGGGTTGCGGCCGATTGCCGCGGCGCGGCCCTTCACATCGGCGTAGAAGGCGCGCGCATCGGCGATCGGCCCGCCGGCGGCGAAGACCATCTCCGCCGTCTCGGCCGCGATCTGCCGCCCCGCCTCGGAGGCGCCGGCCTGCACGATGACGGGCCAGCCCTGCACCGGGCGGGCCACGTTCAGCGGCCCGCGCACCGAAAGCTCGGCACCCTTGTGGTTCAGCACATGCATCCGCGCGGGATCCCAGAAGATCCCGCTCTCGGCATCGCGGATGAAGGCGTCATCGGCGAAGCTGTCCCACAGGCCGGTCACCACGTCGTAGAATTCGCGCGCGCGCTTGTAGCGCTCGCCATGCGCCATGTGTTCGTCATGGCCGAAATTCTGCGCGGCATCGGGGTTGGCGGTGGTGACCAGGTTCCAGCCCGCGCGCCCGTTCGAGATGTGGTCGAGCGAGGCGAATTTCCGCGCGACGTGATAGGGGTCGTTGTAGGTGGTGCTGGCCGTCGCGATCAGGCCGATGCGCTCCGTCACGGCGGCCAGCGCGGGCAGCAGCGTCAGCGGGTCGAAGCTGGTCACGGTGTGGCTGCGGCGCAGCGCCTCCACCGGCATGTTCAGCAGGGCCAGGTGGTCCGCCATGAAGAAGGCGTCGAACTTCGCCGCTTCCAGTGCCTGGATGAGCGTCCTGAGCTTGGGGAAGCTGAAATTCGCATCCGGCCAGGCGCCGGGATAGCGCCAGCCGCCGGTGTGAATGACGACGGGGCGCATGAAAGCGCCCAGGTGAAGCTGCTTTTGCGCCATCTGCGCCAACCCCTCCGGATGTGTCAGTCATCTGGCTTCGCCGCCGGCCTTCCGTCAGGGCGCGGCGCGCAGCCCTGCCATGCGGTCAGACCGGAAGGCGCATCCGCGCGCGCAGCCCGCCCATCGGGCTCTCCTCCAGCAGGATCTCGCCGCCATGGGCGCGGACGATGTCCCGCGCGATGGCGAGGCCGAGCCCGGTGCCGGTGGCCGAGCCCGAGCTGAAGGGGCGGAAGGCCTCGGCGCGGTCGGCCGCCGGGATGCCGGGGCCGTCATCGTCCACGGTCAGCTCCGCCCAGTGGCGCCCCGCCTCCTGCACCTCGGCCACGGCGATGGCGATGCGCTTCGCGTGCCGCCGTGCATTGTCGAGCAGGTTGCCCAGCGCGCGCTTCAGCGCATCCGCGCGCAACGGCAAGGTGAGCGCCTCGGGCAGGTTCACGCTCACATCCGCGCCGCTGCGGCGGGACTTGGCGGCCATCTCCTCGACCAGCTCCACGAGGTCGGCCGGGCGCGGCGCCTCGATGCCCTCGCCGCGGGCGAAGGCGAGGTAGGTCTCGACCATGCGCTCCATCTCCTCGAGGTCCTGGTTGAGCGCCTCCAGATCCTCCGCCGTCTCGGCCGAGCGCGGCAGCATGGCGATGGCGAGCCGCATGCGCGTGAGCGGCGTGCGCAGGTCATGGCTGATGCCGGCCAGCATCTCCGTGCGCTGGCTGACGAAGCGCAGGATGCGGCCCTGCATGGCGTTGAAGGCCAGCGCCGCCTGCCGCACCTCGCGCGCGCCCTCGGGCTTGATGGGGGCGGTGTCGCGCCCGAGGCCGAAGGATTCCGCGGCTTCCGCGAGGCGGCGGATGGCGCGCACCTGGTTCTTCATGAAAAGGATGGCGATGCCCGCCAGCAGCAGGGCGGAACCGACGAGCCAAAGCACGAAGACGTAGAGCGTGGTGCTGAACAGCCGCTTGCGCGGCGCCTCGACCGAGAGCAGCCCCGTGCCGGTCTGCACGCGGATGACGATGGCCTGCGGGTCGCTGTGCCAGTCGGCGTCGAAGGTGAAGCTCATCCGCTCGCGCAGCGCGTGGTCCAGATCCTCCTCCAGCGGCAGGAAGGGCATCCAGGCGGGTCGGGCGGGCGGCGTGCCGAGCAGCTGCCCCGGCTCGAAGCCGAGCGAGAGGCCGAGGCGCCAATTGGCCTCGCGCAGGATCTGGCCTCGCATCGCCTCGGGCACCTGGTCCACCAGATTGGCCACGAAGGCGACATCGCCGGCGAGGCCGGCGGAGAGCCGGCGCGAGATGACGTCGAGATGCCCGCCATAGAAGAGCTGGAGCGCGACACCCTGCAGCACGACCAGCGGCAGCAGCATGATGAGCAGGGTGCGGGCCAGCAGGCCGCGCGGCAGCAGGCCGCCCAGGCCCCGCAGCAGCGACTTGTCCGGCCGCTTCGCGACGGGCCGCGCCAGGCCTTGGCTCACCGGGCCCTGGCCCATGGGTCCCTGGCCCAATGGCCGCTCGCTCATGGGCCCTTGGTTCATGGGCCCTTGGTTCATGGGCCCGGTCTCAGCACATAGCCCTTGTGCCGGATGGTGTGCAGGAAGCGCGGCTCGCGCGGGTCCACCTCGATCTTGCGGCGCAGGCGCGTCACCTGCACGTCCACGCTGCGCTCTCCCGCATCGGGCGTGCCGAGCGCCACCGCGATCTCCTCGCGCGAGAGCACCTCGCCCGCGCGGCGCGCGAGCGCGGTGAGCAGCGCGGCCTCGCCGCCCGTCAGGCGCTGGGTGCCGTCGGGGCCGCGCAGCTCGCAGCGCTCGGCGTCGAACCAGCGCTGGCCCAGCTGCATCGGGCCCTCGGGCAGGGCGGCGGGGGCGGCGCGGGGCGCCGCGCGGCGCAGGATGGTGCGGATCCGCAGCGCCAGCTCGCGCGGGTCGAAGGGCTTGGCCAGGTAGTCATCCGCGCCGTGCTCGAAGCCCGCCACGCGGTCATCGGGCGCGCCGCGCGCGGTCAGCATCAGGATGGGCGTCTCATGCCCCTCACGCCGCAGATGCTCGGCCAGTTGCAGCCCGGTCTCGCCCGGCATCATCACGTCGAGCACCAGCAGGTCGAAGGCCATCGCCTCGATCGCGGCGCGCGCCTCGGTCGCGTCCCCGGCGACGGCGACGCGGTGGCCCTGCTCGGTCAGGAAGCGCTGCAGCAACGCGCGCAGCCGCGCGTCATCATCCACCACCAGGATGTCGGCACTCGTCTCGGCCATGGATCAGCCTCCTCGGGTCTCGAAGCGCGGGGCGGGGTTGGGGGAGAAGGTGGGCGTGGTGCGGCCGGGCGCGGCGCTGCGCTCCAGTGCCTCGAACTGGGCGCGCGCCTCGGGGCCCATCAGGCCGCGCATCACCTGGCGGAAGCCTTCCACCGCCTGGGGCCCCGCCTCGCGATAGGCGCGCAGCACCCATTCGCGCTGCGCGTCGAACAGGCGGCGCTCCAGCGCGGCACCCTGCTCGGTCAGGCTCAGCAGGCGCTGGCGCTTGTCGGTGACGCCGGGCGCCTGATGGACATAGCCATCCTCGATCATCGGCTGCAGGACGCGGCCGAGCG
This region of Sediminicoccus rosea genomic DNA includes:
- a CDS encoding ATP-binding protein yields the protein MGQGPVSQGLARPVAKRPDKSLLRGLGGLLPRGLLARTLLIMLLPLVVLQGVALQLFYGGHLDVISRRLSAGLAGDVAFVANLVDQVPEAMRGQILREANWRLGLSLGFEPGQLLGTPPARPAWMPFLPLEEDLDHALRERMSFTFDADWHSDPQAIVIRVQTGTGLLSVEAPRKRLFSTTLYVFVLWLVGSALLLAGIAILFMKNQVRAIRRLAEAAESFGLGRDTAPIKPEGAREVRQAALAFNAMQGRILRFVSQRTEMLAGISHDLRTPLTRMRLAIAMLPRSAETAEDLEALNQDLEEMERMVETYLAFARGEGIEAPRPADLVELVEEMAAKSRRSGADVSVNLPEALTLPLRADALKRALGNLLDNARRHAKRIAIAVAEVQEAGRHWAELTVDDDGPGIPAADRAEAFRPFSSGSATGTGLGLAIARDIVRAHGGEILLEESPMGGLRARMRLPV
- a CDS encoding response regulator — translated: MAETSADILVVDDDARLRALLQRFLTEQGHRVAVAGDATEARAAIEAMAFDLLVLDVMMPGETGLQLAEHLRREGHETPILMLTARGAPDDRVAGFEHGADDYLAKPFDPRELALRIRTILRRAAPRAAPAALPEGPMQLGQRWFDAERCELRGPDGTQRLTGGEAALLTALARRAGEVLSREEIAVALGTPDAGERSVDVQVTRLRRKIEVDPREPRFLHTIRHKGYVLRPGP
- a CDS encoding MarR family winged helix-turn-helix transcriptional regulator produces the protein MPETLKSELARPETPRLEPSRAEPSRAPGGTRSLLFLREEELRLAQDLLYFGYRDFTAGADRILATLGMGRAHHRVLHFVGRAPGIKVGELLAILDITKQSLGRVLQPMIEDGYVHQAPGVTDKRQRLLSLTEQGAALERRLFDAQREWVLRAYREAGPQAVEGFRQVMRGLMGPEARAQFEALERSAAPGRTTPTFSPNPAPRFETRGG